Proteins co-encoded in one Cupriavidus metallidurans CH34 genomic window:
- a CDS encoding TniB family NTP-binding protein: protein MEEYPIIDLSHLLPAAQGLARLPADERIHRLRADRWIGYPRAVEALNRLEILYTWPNKQRMPNLLLVGPTNNGKSMIVEKFRRTHPARADADQEHIPVLVVQMPSEPSVIRFYVALLAAMGAPLRPRPRLPEMEQLALALLRKVGVRMLVIDELHNVLAGNSVNRREFLNLLRFLGNELRIPLVGVGTRDAYLAIRSDDQLENRFEPMMLPVWEANHDCCSLLASFAASLPLRRPSSIATLDMARYLLTRSEGTIGELAHLLMAAAIVAVESGEEAINHRTLSMADYTGPSERRRQFERELM, encoded by the coding sequence GTGGAAGAATATCCCATCATCGACTTGTCCCACCTGCTGCCGGCGGCCCAGGGCTTGGCCCGTCTCCCGGCGGACGAACGCATCCATCGCCTTCGCGCCGACCGCTGGATCGGCTATCCGCGAGCAGTCGAGGCGCTGAACCGGCTGGAAATCCTGTATACGTGGCCAAACAAGCAACGCATGCCCAACCTGCTGCTGGTCGGCCCGACCAACAACGGCAAGTCGATGATCGTCGAGAAGTTCCGGCGCACGCATCCGGCCAGAGCCGACGCCGACCAGGAGCACATTCCGGTACTGGTCGTGCAGATGCCATCCGAACCGTCGGTAATCCGCTTCTACGTCGCGCTGCTCGCGGCGATGGGTGCGCCATTGCGACCGCGCCCACGGCTGCCAGAAATGGAACAACTGGCGCTGGCACTGCTGCGCAAGGTCGGCGTGCGCATGCTGGTGATCGACGAGTTGCACAACGTCCTGGCCGGTAACAGCGTCAATCGCCGGGAATTCCTCAATCTCCTGCGCTTCCTCGGCAATGAACTGCGCATCCCACTGGTCGGGGTCGGCACGCGCGACGCCTACCTGGCCATCCGCTCCGATGACCAGTTGGAAAATCGCTTCGAGCCGATGATGCTGCCGGTATGGGAGGCCAATCACGATTGCTGCTCACTGCTGGCCAGTTTCGCCGCTTCGCTTCCACTGCGGCGACCCTCGTCGATTGCCACGCTGGACATGGCCCGCTACCTGCTCACACGCAGCGAGGGCACCATCGGCGAACTGGCGCACTTGCTGATGGCGGCGGCCATCGTCGCCGTGGAGAGCGGCGAGGAAGCGATCAACCATCGCACGCTGAGCATGGCCGATTACACCGGTCCCAGCGAGCGGCGGCGGCAATTCGAGCGGGAACTGATGTGA
- a CDS encoding Mu transposase C-terminal domain-containing protein, which translates to MATDTAPITEHGVATLPEQAWERARRRAEIIGPLAQSETVGHEAADAAAQALGLSRRQVYVLIRRARLGSGLVTDLALGQSSGGKGKGRLPESVERIIRELLQKRFLTKQKRSLAAFHREVVRACKLQKLRVPARNTVALRIAGLDPREVTHRREGQDAARDLQGVGGVPPPVSAPLEQVQIDHTVIDLIVVDERDRQPIGRPYLTLAIDVFTRCVVGMVVTLEAPSAVSVGLCLVHAACDKRPWLEGLNVEMDWPMSGKPRLLYLDNAAEFKSEALRRGCEQHGIRLDYRPLGQPHYGGIVERIIGTAMQMIHDELPGTTFSNPDQRGEYASEKMAALTLRELERWLTLAVGTYHGSVHNGLLQPPAARWAEAITRTGVPTVITRATAFLVDFLPIIRRTLTRTGFVIDHIHYYADALKPWIARRDRLPAFLIRRDPRDISRIWVLEPEGQHYLEIPYRTLSHPAVTLWEQRQALAKLRQQGREQVDESALFRMIGQMREIVTTAQKATRKARRDADRRQHLKATATPVKTTPPPGADMDGQQADNQPPAKPFDQIEEW; encoded by the coding sequence ATGGCGACCGATACCGCACCGATTACCGAGCACGGCGTGGCCACCCTGCCAGAACAGGCATGGGAGCGTGCGCGTCGTCGCGCGGAGATCATTGGGCCGTTGGCGCAGTCGGAGACGGTTGGGCATGAAGCGGCCGACGCGGCAGCCCAGGCATTGGGGCTGTCCCGGCGGCAGGTCTACGTCCTGATCCGCCGTGCCCGGCTAGGATCGGGGCTGGTCACTGACTTGGCTCTTGGGCAGTCGAGCGGTGGCAAAGGTAAAGGCCGCTTGCCGGAGTCGGTCGAACGAATCATCCGCGAGTTACTGCAAAAGCGCTTCCTGACCAAGCAGAAGCGTAGCTTGGCGGCGTTCCACCGCGAAGTTGTGCGGGCGTGCAAGCTGCAAAAGCTGCGGGTGCCGGCGCGCAACACGGTGGCTCTGCGGATCGCCGGCCTCGATCCGCGCGAGGTCACTCACCGCCGGGAAGGACAAGATGCCGCCCGCGACCTGCAAGGTGTTGGTGGTGTTCCGCCACCCGTCTCCGCGCCGCTGGAGCAGGTGCAGATCGACCACACAGTCATCGACCTGATCGTGGTGGACGAGCGCGACCGGCAACCGATTGGCCGTCCATACCTGACCCTCGCCATCGACGTATTCACCCGCTGCGTGGTTGGCATGGTCGTTACGCTGGAAGCCCCGTCCGCCGTCTCGGTCGGCTTGTGCTTGGTGCATGCCGCCTGCGACAAGCGCCCTTGGTTGGAAGGGTTGAACGTAGAGATGGATTGGCCGATGAGCGGCAAGCCCAGACTGCTCTACTTGGACAACGCGGCTGAGTTCAAGAGCGAGGCGCTGCGCCGTGGCTGCGAGCAGCATGGCATCCGGTTGGACTATCGCCCGCTTGGGCAGCCGCACTACGGCGGTATCGTGGAACGGATCATCGGCACGGCGATGCAGATGATCCACGACGAATTGCCGGGGACGACCTTCTCCAATCCTGACCAGCGCGGGGAATACGCCTCCGAGAAGATGGCCGCCCTGACACTGCGCGAGCTGGAGCGCTGGCTCACATTGGCGGTCGGCACCTATCACGGCTCCGTGCACAACGGCCTGCTCCAACCGCCGGCCGCGCGCTGGGCCGAAGCTATCACGCGGACCGGCGTGCCAACCGTCATCACTCGCGCTACGGCTTTTCTGGTCGATTTTCTGCCCATCATCCGCCGCACGCTGACCCGCACCGGCTTCGTCATCGACCACATCCACTACTACGCCGATGCGCTCAAGCCGTGGATAGCTCGGCGGGACCGCTTGCCTGCGTTCCTGATCCGGCGCGACCCGCGCGACATCAGCCGCATATGGGTGCTGGAACCAGAGGGGCAGCACTACCTGGAAATTCCCTACCGTACCTTGTCGCACCCGGCTGTCACCCTCTGGGAACAACGACAGGCGCTGGCGAAATTGCGGCAGCAAGGGCGCGAACAGGTGGATGAGTCGGCGTTGTTCCGCATGATCGGCCAGATGCGCGAAATCGTTACCACCGCGCAGAAGGCTACGCGCAAGGCGCGGCGCGACGCGGATCGACGCCAGCATCTCAAGGCAACGGCAACGCCTGTCAAAACCACGCCACCACCGGGCGCTGACATGGATGGGCAGCAGGCAGACAACCAGCCGCCGGCCAAACCGTTCGACCAGATTGAGGAGTGGTAG
- a CDS encoding gamma-glutamyltransferase family protein has protein sequence MFTTRPEIVGTFGVAASTHWLATQTAMGVLERGGNAFDAAVAAGFVLQVVEPHLNGPGGEVPILFWSERERAARSVCGQGPAPALADPEALRKMGMEMMPGIGLMPATVPGAFGAWMTMLRDHGTWSLADVLEPAIGYARDGFPLVPRISQAILAVQALFRDEWHSSADTWLPDGKVPRPGSLHTLPVLADTYTRIVTTAIAQSDTREGQIDAAMRCWYQGFVAEEIDAYCRNTPVRDTTGEKHVGLLRFEDMEHWQATVEAPVSLDFGRYSVAKCDIWSQGPVFLQQLGMLRHAGLEAHAPTSPEFVHTIAEAAKLAMADRAAWYGDPRFVDSPLAALLNPHYLASRAALIGDRAALTMFPGALGGRAPRMPDPAVAERTLTAADTRFGVGEPTFAALPPVTEWAERELFVGDTCHIDVIDRHGNMVAATPSGGWLSSSPTIPSLGFALNTRLQMTWLEPGLPNTLAPGKRPCTTLSPSLAMRDGEPYMVFGTPGGDQQDQWSLAFFMRHAVHGMNLQESIDAPAWHIDHFPQSFWPRQTTLNRITVESRFPAATIEALRARGHEVRVGDDWSEGRMSACTRERDARGRLVLRAGANARGMQGYAVGR, from the coding sequence ATGTTCACGACACGCCCCGAGATCGTCGGCACGTTCGGCGTTGCCGCTTCCACCCACTGGCTTGCGACGCAGACCGCCATGGGCGTGCTCGAACGCGGCGGCAATGCGTTCGATGCCGCCGTGGCAGCCGGCTTCGTGCTGCAGGTGGTGGAGCCACATCTGAACGGGCCTGGCGGTGAGGTGCCGATCCTGTTCTGGAGCGAGCGTGAGCGTGCCGCGCGCTCGGTCTGCGGCCAGGGCCCCGCCCCGGCGCTGGCTGATCCGGAAGCGCTGCGGAAGATGGGCATGGAGATGATGCCCGGCATCGGGCTGATGCCGGCGACGGTGCCGGGGGCGTTCGGCGCATGGATGACGATGCTGCGTGATCACGGCACCTGGTCGCTCGCCGACGTGCTTGAGCCGGCCATCGGCTACGCGCGCGATGGCTTTCCGCTCGTGCCTCGCATCTCGCAGGCAATCCTTGCCGTGCAGGCGCTGTTCCGCGACGAATGGCACAGCTCGGCCGATACCTGGCTGCCGGACGGCAAGGTGCCGCGCCCCGGCAGTTTGCACACGCTGCCGGTGCTGGCCGATACCTATACGCGCATCGTGACGACTGCGATCGCGCAGAGCGACACCCGCGAGGGCCAGATCGACGCGGCCATGCGCTGCTGGTATCAGGGCTTCGTGGCCGAGGAGATCGACGCGTACTGCCGCAACACGCCGGTACGCGACACCACTGGCGAAAAGCACGTCGGCCTGCTGCGCTTCGAGGACATGGAGCACTGGCAAGCCACGGTCGAGGCGCCTGTCTCGCTGGACTTTGGCCGTTACAGCGTGGCCAAGTGCGATATCTGGAGCCAGGGCCCGGTGTTCCTGCAGCAACTCGGGATGCTGCGCCATGCGGGGCTGGAGGCGCACGCGCCAACATCGCCCGAGTTCGTCCACACGATCGCCGAGGCTGCCAAGCTGGCGATGGCCGACCGCGCCGCCTGGTATGGCGATCCGCGCTTCGTCGATAGCCCGCTGGCCGCGCTGCTCAATCCGCACTATCTGGCCAGCCGCGCGGCGCTGATCGGTGATCGGGCGGCGCTGACGATGTTCCCCGGCGCGCTGGGTGGCCGCGCGCCGCGTATGCCTGACCCCGCCGTGGCCGAGCGCACGCTGACTGCCGCCGATACGCGCTTCGGCGTGGGCGAGCCGACCTTCGCCGCGCTGCCGCCGGTAACCGAATGGGCCGAACGCGAGCTGTTCGTCGGCGACACCTGCCATATCGACGTGATCGACCGCCACGGCAACATGGTGGCGGCCACGCCCTCGGGCGGCTGGCTGTCGTCGAGCCCGACGATTCCGTCGCTCGGCTTCGCGCTCAACACGCGCCTGCAGATGACGTGGCTCGAACCGGGCCTGCCCAACACGCTGGCGCCGGGCAAGCGGCCCTGCACCACGCTGTCGCCGTCACTGGCGATGCGCGACGGCGAGCCCTACATGGTGTTCGGCACGCCCGGCGGCGACCAGCAGGACCAGTGGTCGTTGGCATTCTTCATGCGCCACGCGGTGCATGGCATGAACCTGCAGGAATCCATCGACGCGCCCGCCTGGCATATCGACCACTTCCCGCAGTCGTTCTGGCCGCGCCAGACCACACTGAACCGCATCACCGTCGAATCGCGCTTTCCCGCTGCCACGATCGAAGCGCTGCGTGCCCGTGGGCACGAGGTTCGCGTCGGTGATGACTGGTCGGAGGGCCGCATGTCGGCATGCACACGCGAGCGCGATGCCAGAGGGCGGCTCGTGCTGCGCGCCGGCGCCAACGCGCGCGGCATGCAGGGCTATGCCGTCGGCCGCTGA
- a CDS encoding Bug family tripartite tricarboxylate transporter substrate binding protein: MKSVLRSLLCGAAALTMSFANLASAADAWPTKPITLIVPWAAGGSTDILARTLSEQLTKSLGQPVIVDNRPGASGNIGSAMVARAKPDGYTLLIGSMSTHAMNPALMPNMPFKGVDDFTPLGLLAYVTNTMVVNASVPVHNVKELIAYAKANPGKVAYASAGPGSTNHLSAVLFEKMAGVQLLHVPYKGGAPAVVDTVAGQTQLLFSAGTQTLTHVKSGKLRLLAVTEAKRSPLLPNVPTVGETLPGYELSVWYGAFGPKNMPAELVTRLNNEINRAMALPDVKAKMESIGVETATSTPQEFGKILRRDADRYGKLIRELGIQGE, from the coding sequence ATGAAGTCCGTATTGAGAAGCCTGCTGTGCGGTGCCGCCGCATTGACGATGTCGTTTGCGAACCTGGCCAGCGCGGCCGATGCCTGGCCGACCAAGCCGATCACGCTCATCGTGCCGTGGGCGGCGGGTGGTTCGACGGATATCCTGGCGCGCACGCTGTCCGAGCAGTTGACCAAGTCGCTCGGCCAGCCGGTCATCGTCGACAACCGGCCGGGTGCTTCCGGCAACATCGGTTCGGCAATGGTGGCACGCGCGAAGCCGGACGGCTACACGCTGCTGATCGGCTCGATGAGCACGCACGCGATGAACCCGGCGTTGATGCCGAACATGCCGTTCAAGGGTGTGGATGATTTCACGCCGCTGGGATTGCTGGCCTATGTGACCAACACGATGGTCGTGAACGCGTCCGTGCCGGTGCACAACGTCAAGGAACTGATCGCGTACGCGAAGGCCAATCCGGGCAAGGTCGCCTACGCCAGCGCGGGCCCCGGCTCCACCAATCATCTGAGCGCGGTGTTGTTCGAGAAGATGGCCGGCGTGCAGTTGCTGCATGTGCCGTACAAGGGTGGCGCGCCGGCCGTGGTCGATACGGTGGCGGGCCAGACGCAATTGCTGTTCTCGGCGGGTACCCAGACGCTGACGCACGTGAAGTCCGGCAAGCTGCGCCTGCTGGCCGTGACCGAAGCCAAGCGCTCCCCGCTGCTGCCCAATGTGCCAACGGTGGGCGAGACCCTGCCCGGCTACGAGCTTTCGGTCTGGTACGGCGCCTTTGGCCCGAAGAACATGCCTGCGGAACTGGTGACGCGCTTGAACAACGAGATCAACCGCGCGATGGCGCTGCCCGACGTCAAGGCCAAGATGGAGTCGATCGGCGTCGAGACGGCGACGTCCACCCCGCAGGAATTCGGCAAGATCCTGCGCCGCGATGCGGACCGCTACGGCAAGCTGATCCGCGAACTCGGCATCCAGGGCGAATGA
- a CDS encoding pyridoxamine 5'-phosphate oxidase family protein produces MNRQPAPHAELLPGTPWHTGERILQSRAGVEERLAEVGPRVVRDYMPDQHREFFAMLPSVVIGAVAPDGHVWATLRAGQPGFLQSPNPYLLEVASPRDADDPADSGMEDGNAIALLGLDPMTRRRNRLNGIVRRDDARGFGVTVGQSFGNCPQYIQKREFVVTRDHATPGTVAPQILTALDARARTLIRHADSFFVATYVDLPGGRQVDVSHRGGRPGFVRVDADGSLTIPDFPGNTFFNTLGNMLVNPVAGLVFVSYPTGDLLQMTGRAEVITDSPEIGTVEGAERLWRFFPQQIVRRDRALPLRWDFMPGGESPQALRTGVWPGDPAS; encoded by the coding sequence ATGAACCGTCAACCTGCCCCCCATGCGGAGCTGCTGCCCGGCACGCCCTGGCATACCGGCGAGCGCATCCTGCAATCCCGGGCCGGCGTGGAAGAGCGTCTGGCCGAAGTGGGTCCGCGCGTGGTGCGTGATTACATGCCCGACCAGCATCGCGAATTCTTCGCGATGCTGCCTTCCGTCGTCATTGGCGCCGTGGCCCCGGACGGCCACGTCTGGGCCACCCTGCGCGCGGGACAGCCCGGCTTCCTCCAATCGCCCAATCCGTACCTGCTGGAAGTCGCGAGCCCGCGCGATGCCGATGATCCCGCCGACAGTGGTATGGAAGACGGCAACGCCATCGCGCTGCTCGGCCTCGACCCAATGACCCGCCGCCGCAACCGGCTGAACGGCATCGTGCGCCGCGATGACGCGCGCGGCTTTGGCGTGACGGTCGGACAGAGCTTCGGCAATTGCCCGCAGTACATTCAGAAGCGCGAGTTCGTGGTCACGCGTGACCACGCGACGCCAGGCACCGTCGCGCCCCAGATCCTGACCGCACTCGATGCTCGGGCGCGGACGTTGATCCGCCATGCCGATTCGTTCTTCGTCGCGACTTATGTGGATCTGCCGGGAGGACGCCAGGTGGATGTATCCCATCGTGGCGGCCGACCCGGCTTCGTGCGCGTGGATGCCGATGGCAGCCTGACGATTCCGGACTTCCCCGGCAATACGTTCTTCAATACGCTTGGCAACATGCTGGTGAATCCGGTGGCGGGACTGGTGTTCGTCAGCTATCCGACCGGCGACCTGCTGCAGATGACGGGCCGCGCCGAGGTCATCACCGATTCGCCCGAGATCGGCACTGTCGAGGGTGCGGAGCGGCTGTGGCGCTTTTTCCCCCAGCAGATCGTGCGCCGCGATCGGGCGCTGCCGCTGCGCTGGGATTTCATGCCCGGCGGCGAATCGCCGCAGGCGCTGCGGACTGGCGTCTGGCCCGGAGATCCAGCTTCATGA
- a CDS encoding glutathione S-transferase family protein, translating to MKLYVHPLSGHAHRAQLLLSLLGQPAELIEVDLMTGAHKSPEFLKLNPFGQIPVLVDGETVVPDSNAILVYLSKKLGRTDWLPEAPATAAAVQRWLSVAAGDIAFGPARARIATLFNAPYDLDDAVARAHVVLKRMDDALADRPWIAADHPTIADVALYSYTARAPEGFVDLRDYGKVRQWLARVEALPGFVPIVKSPVGLEA from the coding sequence ATGAAACTCTATGTGCACCCGCTTTCCGGCCACGCCCACCGCGCACAGCTGCTCCTGTCCCTGCTCGGCCAGCCGGCAGAACTGATCGAAGTGGACCTGATGACCGGCGCGCACAAATCGCCCGAGTTCCTGAAGCTGAATCCGTTCGGCCAGATCCCGGTGCTGGTCGATGGCGAAACGGTCGTGCCCGATTCGAACGCGATCCTGGTCTACCTGAGCAAGAAGCTTGGCCGCACCGACTGGCTGCCCGAAGCACCGGCGACGGCAGCGGCTGTGCAACGCTGGCTGTCGGTCGCCGCAGGCGACATTGCCTTCGGACCTGCCCGCGCTCGCATCGCCACGCTGTTCAACGCGCCGTACGATCTGGATGATGCTGTCGCGCGGGCCCACGTCGTGCTCAAGCGCATGGACGATGCGCTGGCCGATCGTCCATGGATCGCCGCCGATCATCCAACGATTGCAGACGTGGCGCTCTACAGCTACACCGCGCGGGCGCCGGAGGGCTTTGTCGATCTGCGGGACTACGGCAAAGTGCGCCAATGGCTGGCTCGCGTGGAGGCCCTGCCGGGCTTCGTGCCGATTGTGAAAAGCCCGGTCGGACTCGAAGCCTGA
- a CDS encoding LysR family transcriptional regulator produces the protein MDRLQAMKTFVTVVDTGGFTPAARKLDVSLSVVSRVITELETHLGVRLLTRTTRLVRPTATGATYYENCRRILAEIEEAELATTGAHAAPRGKLSITASVLFGRRFVTPIVVEYLRRYPEVDAECLLIDRNVNFVEEGIDVGVRIGPLPSSSLQAIPVGRVRRVVCAAPDYLARFGTPATPDDLAHHTVIQTTGISTLPEWRFMRDGETAPTRLTPRLATSTNDSAIGAAVAGFGLAAVLSYQIADEVRDGKLRIVLDNFEQPPLPIHVIHREGRHAMHKVRAFIDLAVDTLRGTASLNP, from the coding sequence GTGGATCGCCTGCAGGCCATGAAGACGTTCGTAACCGTGGTGGATACGGGGGGTTTTACGCCCGCGGCCCGGAAGCTCGACGTGTCGCTCTCGGTGGTCAGCCGGGTCATCACCGAGCTGGAGACACACCTGGGCGTGCGCCTGCTCACGCGCACCACGCGGCTGGTGCGCCCGACGGCAACCGGCGCCACCTACTACGAAAACTGCCGCCGCATCCTGGCCGAGATCGAGGAAGCCGAGCTTGCCACCACGGGCGCCCATGCCGCGCCGCGCGGCAAGCTGTCGATCACGGCTTCGGTCCTGTTCGGCCGTCGGTTCGTCACGCCGATCGTGGTCGAGTATCTGCGACGCTATCCGGAAGTCGATGCCGAATGCCTGTTGATCGACCGCAACGTCAATTTTGTCGAGGAAGGCATCGACGTCGGGGTCCGCATCGGCCCACTGCCCAGTTCGTCGTTACAGGCCATCCCGGTCGGTCGGGTCCGCCGCGTGGTCTGCGCCGCGCCTGACTATCTGGCCCGGTTCGGCACGCCAGCCACGCCCGACGATCTTGCCCACCACACCGTCATCCAGACCACGGGTATCTCCACCCTGCCCGAATGGCGCTTCATGCGCGATGGGGAGACCGCGCCCACGCGCCTGACGCCGCGCCTGGCCACCTCGACCAACGACTCGGCCATTGGCGCGGCGGTTGCGGGCTTCGGGCTGGCGGCGGTACTCTCTTACCAGATCGCCGACGAAGTCCGCGACGGCAAGCTGCGCATCGTGCTCGATAATTTCGAGCAACCGCCGCTGCCGATCCACGTGATCCATCGCGAAGGCCGCCATGCCATGCACAAGGTGCGCGCCTTCATCGATCTGGCCGTTGATACGCTGCGCGGCACGGCGTCGCTGAATCCGTAG
- a CDS encoding AI-2E family transporter has product MAESPGLYHKTFLLLLAAVSIAFFWILLPFYGAVFWGAVLAIIFAPLQRRLTAGLRGRNNVAALLTLLLVLVLVILPLTIITASLINQGVSLYDSIRSGQLNFGVYFQRAVDALPPYVRTLLAKVDLTSIADLQEKLSASALQASQFVATRALSIGQNTAQFVISFGIMLYLLFFLLRDGPRLSRKIRTAVPLSDLYKQHLIQKFTTVVRATVKGNVAVALVQGTLGGGIFAVLGIQGALLWGVIMAFLSLLPAVGAGLIWAPVAVYFLLTGSTVTGLVLIGFGVLVIGMVDNVLRPILVGKDTQMPDYVVLISTLGGMALFGLNGFVIGPLIAALFIACWDLNAHGIDENGDIGSNGPAA; this is encoded by the coding sequence ATGGCCGAATCACCCGGTCTGTATCACAAGACGTTCCTGCTGTTGCTCGCGGCGGTCTCCATCGCGTTCTTCTGGATTCTGCTGCCCTTCTATGGCGCCGTTTTCTGGGGCGCCGTCCTCGCCATCATCTTCGCCCCGCTGCAACGGCGCCTGACGGCTGGGCTGCGTGGGCGCAACAACGTGGCCGCGCTGCTCACGCTGCTGCTCGTGCTAGTGCTGGTCATCCTGCCGCTGACGATCATCACCGCCTCGCTGATCAACCAGGGCGTCAGCCTCTACGACAGCATACGCTCGGGCCAACTGAATTTCGGCGTGTACTTTCAGCGCGCCGTGGACGCCCTGCCGCCCTACGTGCGCACGCTGCTGGCGAAGGTGGATCTGACCAGCATTGCGGACTTGCAGGAAAAGCTGAGCGCCAGCGCGTTGCAGGCCAGCCAGTTCGTGGCTACGCGGGCGCTGAGCATCGGCCAGAATACGGCCCAGTTCGTGATCAGCTTCGGCATCATGCTGTACCTGCTGTTCTTCCTGCTGCGCGACGGCCCGCGGCTGTCCCGCAAGATCCGCACGGCCGTGCCGCTCAGCGATTTGTACAAGCAGCACCTGATCCAGAAGTTCACCACCGTGGTACGCGCCACCGTGAAGGGCAACGTGGCTGTGGCACTTGTGCAGGGGACACTCGGCGGCGGCATCTTCGCGGTCCTTGGTATCCAGGGCGCGCTGCTCTGGGGCGTGATCATGGCGTTCCTGTCACTGCTGCCCGCCGTGGGCGCAGGTCTGATCTGGGCGCCCGTCGCGGTCTACTTCCTGCTGACCGGATCGACGGTCACGGGCCTGGTGCTGATTGGGTTCGGCGTGCTGGTGATCGGCATGGTCGACAACGTGCTGCGCCCGATCCTGGTTGGCAAGGACACCCAGATGCCGGACTACGTGGTGCTGATCTCCACGCTCGGCGGCATGGCGCTGTTCGGGCTCAACGGCTTCGTCATTGGGCCGCTGATCGCCGCGCTGTTCATCGCCTGTTGGGACCTGAACGCCCACGGTATCGACGAGAACGGCGATATCGGCAGCAACGGCCCCGCCGCCTGA
- a CDS encoding cytochrome c-type biogenesis protein CcmH, which yields MPRTWLSTLTLLIALHAGAAFALTDAELDARVLALSSQLRCLVCQNQTLADSNADLAVDLRRQIRAQMAQGASDDAIKTYLVQRYGDFVLYKPPFKPQTWLLWLGPFLLLMAVLAWLWRGRRRQMAAGNAVEETERDMQSPARRQSLLTNAMLFTVLPPVAVALYLHLGSPVSLLGSAVAHDGPHGPDGEVTLTAARVEDMVDQLAARLRKNPNDAEGWVMLGRSYTVLERNDDAAEAFARAVALEPKVASLRSDYADVLASVNGGSLEGPAMAQIDAALRLDPDDPKGLALAASAAAERGDKAGAIAYWEHLYRLLPPDSQTAGRVAANLAAARSVAEPGQRK from the coding sequence GTGCCTAGAACCTGGCTCTCCACGCTGACGCTGCTGATCGCGCTCCATGCCGGGGCGGCATTCGCGCTGACGGATGCGGAACTCGACGCGCGCGTGCTGGCGCTCTCCTCGCAGCTTCGGTGCCTGGTCTGCCAGAACCAGACACTGGCTGATTCGAACGCCGACCTGGCCGTCGACCTGCGCCGCCAGATCCGGGCCCAGATGGCGCAAGGGGCCAGCGACGACGCGATCAAGACCTATCTGGTGCAGCGCTACGGCGACTTCGTGCTCTACAAGCCGCCGTTCAAGCCGCAGACGTGGCTGCTGTGGCTCGGCCCCTTCCTCCTGCTCATGGCGGTGCTGGCCTGGCTCTGGCGCGGCAGGCGCCGCCAGATGGCCGCAGGCAATGCCGTGGAGGAGACGGAGCGGGACATGCAATCGCCCGCGCGCCGCCAGTCGCTGCTGACCAATGCGATGCTGTTTACCGTGTTGCCACCGGTGGCCGTCGCGCTGTATCTGCACCTGGGCTCGCCAGTATCGCTGCTCGGGTCTGCGGTGGCGCACGATGGACCTCATGGCCCCGATGGCGAGGTCACCTTGACGGCGGCCCGCGTCGAGGACATGGTCGACCAGCTCGCCGCGCGCCTGCGCAAGAATCCGAACGACGCCGAGGGCTGGGTCATGCTGGGGCGTTCGTACACCGTGCTCGAACGCAACGACGACGCGGCGGAAGCATTCGCCCGCGCGGTGGCGCTGGAGCCGAAGGTGGCGTCGCTGCGTTCCGACTACGCGGACGTGCTGGCCAGCGTCAACGGCGGATCGCTGGAAGGCCCGGCGATGGCACAGATCGACGCCGCGCTGCGGCTCGACCCCGACGACCCGAAGGGGCTGGCGCTGGCCGCCAGCGCCGCGGCCGAACGCGGCGACAAGGCCGGCGCGATCGCCTACTGGGAGCACCTGTACCGGCTGCTGCCCCCGGATTCGCAGACCGCCGGCCGGGTCGCCGCCAATCTGGCGGCCGCCCGGTCGGTAGCGGAACCCGGACAGCGCAAATAG
- a CDS encoding DsbE family thiol:disulfide interchange protein translates to MMRFLLPLGVFLAIVIALAAGLRHDPRELPSSLVDKPAPAFVLPVLETSANANAQKFDPASLRGKVWVLNVWASWCTACRAEHPVLLGMAGQTQVPLYGLNYKDTRGAALEWLQRMGDPYKASAVDADGRVGIDLGVYGVPETFIIDAAGVVRYRQVGPVTQQVLEQKLLPLLKSLENGGSRA, encoded by the coding sequence ATGATGCGCTTCCTGCTTCCATTGGGCGTATTCCTGGCGATCGTGATCGCCCTGGCGGCGGGGTTGCGCCACGATCCGCGCGAGCTGCCTTCTTCGCTGGTGGACAAGCCTGCGCCCGCATTCGTGCTGCCGGTACTCGAGACCTCTGCAAACGCCAATGCGCAAAAATTCGACCCGGCCAGCCTGCGCGGCAAGGTCTGGGTGTTGAATGTCTGGGCGTCCTGGTGCACCGCGTGCCGCGCCGAGCATCCGGTCCTGCTCGGCATGGCCGGGCAAACGCAGGTGCCGCTCTATGGCCTGAACTACAAGGACACGCGCGGCGCGGCGCTGGAGTGGCTGCAACGGATGGGCGACCCGTACAAGGCCTCGGCCGTCGATGCGGATGGCCGCGTCGGCATCGACCTTGGCGTGTACGGCGTGCCGGAGACCTTCATCATCGACGCAGCGGGCGTGGTGCGCTATCGCCAGGTCGGCCCGGTCACGCAGCAGGTTCTCGAACAGAAGCTGCTGCCACTCCTGAAATCGCTCGAAAACGGGGGCAGCCGTGCCTAG